A single region of the Salvia miltiorrhiza cultivar Shanhuang (shh) chromosome 8, IMPLAD_Smil_shh, whole genome shotgun sequence genome encodes:
- the LOC130997105 gene encoding transcription factor E2FA-like isoform X1 produces the protein MAARATPSRDAAATPPAAPSNVQILHHQQTPPPTIRRHLPFASMKPPFVSPDDYHRFSTPSRAAADHLSEAVVIKSSPFKRKNGYQNNEVESSEWTASPVYSDIANSPFRTPVSAKGGRANSRSKVTKNNRSLPSTPISNADAPSPLTPASCRYDSSLSLLTKKFIALIKHAEDGELDLNKAADTLQVQKRRIYDITNVLEGIGLIEKKLKNRIHWKGLDSSRPGDMDKDGTLLHAEIENLSMEERSLDERIRQMQERLRDLSEDEHNQRWLFVTEDDIKNLPCFQNETLIAIKAPHGTTLEVPDPDEAVDYPQRRYRIILRSTMGAIDVYLVSQFEEKFEEANGVEDSANFPVASSSGAHENLAIEKSSMAHGPPEVETLTQDSHGLDTVYDSPQEYAGGMTKIIPSNIDVSENDADYWLLSDAAGISMTDLWKTDSGVEWNDVNMLHEELEMAAISTPRALIPSSVDSDVHPVDNVQPR, from the exons ATGGCCGCGCGTGCTACTCCCAGCCGTGACGCGGCTGCTACGCCTCCTGCGGCGCCGTCGAATGTCCAGATCCTGCACCACCAGCAGACTCCTCCGCCCACGATCAGGCGCCATCTCCCCTTTGCGTCCATGAAGCCGCCGTTCGTTTCTCCCGACGACTACCACCGCTTCTCCACCCCgtcgcgcgccgccgccgatcACCTCTCCGAAGCTGTAGTTATCAAGTCCTCT CCATTCAAGCGGAAGAATGGGTATCAAAATAATGAAGTTGAGTCTAGTGAGTGGACAGCAAGTCCAGTGTATAGTGATATTGCTAACAGCCCATTCCGTACACCAGTGTCTGCTAAAGGGGGAAGGGCTAATTCCCGGTCAAAGGTCACCAAGAACAATAGATCCTTACCTTCCACCCCCATATCCAATGCTG ATGCTCCTTCTCCTCTCACGCCTGCTAGCTGCCGCTATGATAGCTCCTTGA GTCTATTGACTAAGAAATTTATTGCTTTGATAAAGCATGCTGAGGATGGTGAACTTGATCTAAACAAGGCAGCTGACACTTTGCAG GTCCAGAAGAGACGTATATACGACATAACCAATGTCCTTGAAGGGATTGGTCTTATTGAAAAGAAGCTGAAAAACAGAATACATTGGAA GGGGCTTGATTCTTCAAGACCTGGTGACATGGACAAGGATGGTACTCTTTTGCAT GCAGAAATTGAGAACCTTTCCATGGAAGAAAGAAGTTTGGATGAGCGAATAAG GCAAATGCAGGAAAGGTTGAGAGACTTGAGTGAAGATGAACATAATCAAAG ATGGCTTTTTGTTACTGAAGATGACATCAAAAATTTACCTTGCTTCCAG AATGAAACCTTGATAGCAATCAAAGCACCCCATGGGACCACCCTCGAAGTCCCAGATCCTGATGAG GCTGTTGATTATCCACAAAGAAGATATAGAATTATTCTTAGAAGTACAATGGGTGCTATTGATGTTTACCTTGTCAG cCAATTTGAGGAAAAGTTTGAAGAGGCGAATGGAGTTGAAGATTCAGCAAATTTCCCTGTTGCCTCTAGTTCAGGGGCACATGAGAACTTAGCAATCGAGAAATCATCCATGGCACATGGTCCACCAGAGGTTGAAACTCTGACACAAGATAGCCATGGACTTGATACTGTGTACGATTCACCTCAAGAATATGCTGGAGGAATGACGAAGATTATCCCCTCAAATATTGATGTTAGTGAG AACGATGCAGACTATTGGCTTTTATCGGATGCAGCAGGCATCAGCATGACAGACCTGTGGAAGACAGATT CTGGCGTCGAGTGGAATGATGTAAATATGCTTCACGAGGAGTTGGAAATGGCTGCTATTAGCACACCAAGAGCACTGATTCCTTCATCTGTTGATTCTGATGTACATCCTGTCGATAATGTGCAACCTAGGTGA
- the LOC130997105 gene encoding transcription factor E2FA-like isoform X4 has translation MAARATPSRDAAATPPAAPSNVQILHHQQTPPPTIRRHLPFASMKPPFVSPDDYHRFSTPSRAAADHLSEAPFKRKNGYQNNEVESSEWTASPVYSDIANSPFRTPVSAKGGRANSRSKVTKNNRSLPSTPISNADAPSPLTPASCRYDSSLSLLTKKFIALIKHAEDGELDLNKAADTLQVQKRRIYDITNVLEGIGLIEKKLKNRIHWKGLDSSRPGDMDKDGTLLHAEIENLSMEERSLDERIRQMQERLRDLSEDEHNQRWLFVTEDDIKNLPCFQNETLIAIKAPHGTTLEVPDPDEAVDYPQRRYRIILRSTMGAIDVYLVSQFEEKFEEANGVEDSANFPVASSSGAHENLAIEKSSMAHGPPEVETLTQDSHGLDTVYDSPQEYAGGMTKIIPSNIDNDADYWLLSDAAGISMTDLWKTDSGVEWNDVNMLHEELEMAAISTPRALIPSSVDSDVHPVDNVQPR, from the exons ATGGCCGCGCGTGCTACTCCCAGCCGTGACGCGGCTGCTACGCCTCCTGCGGCGCCGTCGAATGTCCAGATCCTGCACCACCAGCAGACTCCTCCGCCCACGATCAGGCGCCATCTCCCCTTTGCGTCCATGAAGCCGCCGTTCGTTTCTCCCGACGACTACCACCGCTTCTCCACCCCgtcgcgcgccgccgccgatcACCTCTCCGAAGCT CCATTCAAGCGGAAGAATGGGTATCAAAATAATGAAGTTGAGTCTAGTGAGTGGACAGCAAGTCCAGTGTATAGTGATATTGCTAACAGCCCATTCCGTACACCAGTGTCTGCTAAAGGGGGAAGGGCTAATTCCCGGTCAAAGGTCACCAAGAACAATAGATCCTTACCTTCCACCCCCATATCCAATGCTG ATGCTCCTTCTCCTCTCACGCCTGCTAGCTGCCGCTATGATAGCTCCTTGA GTCTATTGACTAAGAAATTTATTGCTTTGATAAAGCATGCTGAGGATGGTGAACTTGATCTAAACAAGGCAGCTGACACTTTGCAG GTCCAGAAGAGACGTATATACGACATAACCAATGTCCTTGAAGGGATTGGTCTTATTGAAAAGAAGCTGAAAAACAGAATACATTGGAA GGGGCTTGATTCTTCAAGACCTGGTGACATGGACAAGGATGGTACTCTTTTGCAT GCAGAAATTGAGAACCTTTCCATGGAAGAAAGAAGTTTGGATGAGCGAATAAG GCAAATGCAGGAAAGGTTGAGAGACTTGAGTGAAGATGAACATAATCAAAG ATGGCTTTTTGTTACTGAAGATGACATCAAAAATTTACCTTGCTTCCAG AATGAAACCTTGATAGCAATCAAAGCACCCCATGGGACCACCCTCGAAGTCCCAGATCCTGATGAG GCTGTTGATTATCCACAAAGAAGATATAGAATTATTCTTAGAAGTACAATGGGTGCTATTGATGTTTACCTTGTCAG cCAATTTGAGGAAAAGTTTGAAGAGGCGAATGGAGTTGAAGATTCAGCAAATTTCCCTGTTGCCTCTAGTTCAGGGGCACATGAGAACTTAGCAATCGAGAAATCATCCATGGCACATGGTCCACCAGAGGTTGAAACTCTGACACAAGATAGCCATGGACTTGATACTGTGTACGATTCACCTCAAGAATATGCTGGAGGAATGACGAAGATTATCCCCTCAAATATTGAT AACGATGCAGACTATTGGCTTTTATCGGATGCAGCAGGCATCAGCATGACAGACCTGTGGAAGACAGATT CTGGCGTCGAGTGGAATGATGTAAATATGCTTCACGAGGAGTTGGAAATGGCTGCTATTAGCACACCAAGAGCACTGATTCCTTCATCTGTTGATTCTGATGTACATCCTGTCGATAATGTGCAACCTAGGTGA
- the LOC130997105 gene encoding transcription factor E2FA-like isoform X3, with the protein MAARATPSRDAAATPPAAPSNVQILHHQQTPPPTIRRHLPFASMKPPFVSPDDYHRFSTPSRAAADHLSEAPFKRKNGYQNNEVESSEWTASPVYSDIANSPFRTPVSAKGGRANSRSKVTKNNRSLPSTPISNADAPSPLTPASCRYDSSLSLLTKKFIALIKHAEDGELDLNKAADTLQVQKRRIYDITNVLEGIGLIEKKLKNRIHWKGLDSSRPGDMDKDGTLLHAEIENLSMEERSLDERIRQMQERLRDLSEDEHNQRWLFVTEDDIKNLPCFQNETLIAIKAPHGTTLEVPDPDEAVDYPQRRYRIILRSTMGAIDVYLVSQFEEKFEEANGVEDSANFPVASSSGAHENLAIEKSSMAHGPPEVETLTQDSHGLDTVYDSPQEYAGGMTKIIPSNIDVSENDADYWLLSDAAGISMTDLWKTDSGVEWNDVNMLHEELEMAAISTPRALIPSSVDSDVHPVDNVQPR; encoded by the exons ATGGCCGCGCGTGCTACTCCCAGCCGTGACGCGGCTGCTACGCCTCCTGCGGCGCCGTCGAATGTCCAGATCCTGCACCACCAGCAGACTCCTCCGCCCACGATCAGGCGCCATCTCCCCTTTGCGTCCATGAAGCCGCCGTTCGTTTCTCCCGACGACTACCACCGCTTCTCCACCCCgtcgcgcgccgccgccgatcACCTCTCCGAAGCT CCATTCAAGCGGAAGAATGGGTATCAAAATAATGAAGTTGAGTCTAGTGAGTGGACAGCAAGTCCAGTGTATAGTGATATTGCTAACAGCCCATTCCGTACACCAGTGTCTGCTAAAGGGGGAAGGGCTAATTCCCGGTCAAAGGTCACCAAGAACAATAGATCCTTACCTTCCACCCCCATATCCAATGCTG ATGCTCCTTCTCCTCTCACGCCTGCTAGCTGCCGCTATGATAGCTCCTTGA GTCTATTGACTAAGAAATTTATTGCTTTGATAAAGCATGCTGAGGATGGTGAACTTGATCTAAACAAGGCAGCTGACACTTTGCAG GTCCAGAAGAGACGTATATACGACATAACCAATGTCCTTGAAGGGATTGGTCTTATTGAAAAGAAGCTGAAAAACAGAATACATTGGAA GGGGCTTGATTCTTCAAGACCTGGTGACATGGACAAGGATGGTACTCTTTTGCAT GCAGAAATTGAGAACCTTTCCATGGAAGAAAGAAGTTTGGATGAGCGAATAAG GCAAATGCAGGAAAGGTTGAGAGACTTGAGTGAAGATGAACATAATCAAAG ATGGCTTTTTGTTACTGAAGATGACATCAAAAATTTACCTTGCTTCCAG AATGAAACCTTGATAGCAATCAAAGCACCCCATGGGACCACCCTCGAAGTCCCAGATCCTGATGAG GCTGTTGATTATCCACAAAGAAGATATAGAATTATTCTTAGAAGTACAATGGGTGCTATTGATGTTTACCTTGTCAG cCAATTTGAGGAAAAGTTTGAAGAGGCGAATGGAGTTGAAGATTCAGCAAATTTCCCTGTTGCCTCTAGTTCAGGGGCACATGAGAACTTAGCAATCGAGAAATCATCCATGGCACATGGTCCACCAGAGGTTGAAACTCTGACACAAGATAGCCATGGACTTGATACTGTGTACGATTCACCTCAAGAATATGCTGGAGGAATGACGAAGATTATCCCCTCAAATATTGATGTTAGTGAG AACGATGCAGACTATTGGCTTTTATCGGATGCAGCAGGCATCAGCATGACAGACCTGTGGAAGACAGATT CTGGCGTCGAGTGGAATGATGTAAATATGCTTCACGAGGAGTTGGAAATGGCTGCTATTAGCACACCAAGAGCACTGATTCCTTCATCTGTTGATTCTGATGTACATCCTGTCGATAATGTGCAACCTAGGTGA
- the LOC130997105 gene encoding transcription factor E2FA-like isoform X2, which yields MAARATPSRDAAATPPAAPSNVQILHHQQTPPPTIRRHLPFASMKPPFVSPDDYHRFSTPSRAAADHLSEAVVIKSSPFKRKNGYQNNEVESSEWTASPVYSDIANSPFRTPVSAKGGRANSRSKVTKNNRSLPSTPISNADAPSPLTPASCRYDSSLSLLTKKFIALIKHAEDGELDLNKAADTLQVQKRRIYDITNVLEGIGLIEKKLKNRIHWKGLDSSRPGDMDKDGTLLHAEIENLSMEERSLDERIRQMQERLRDLSEDEHNQRWLFVTEDDIKNLPCFQNETLIAIKAPHGTTLEVPDPDEAVDYPQRRYRIILRSTMGAIDVYLVSQFEEKFEEANGVEDSANFPVASSSGAHENLAIEKSSMAHGPPEVETLTQDSHGLDTVYDSPQEYAGGMTKIIPSNIDNDADYWLLSDAAGISMTDLWKTDSGVEWNDVNMLHEELEMAAISTPRALIPSSVDSDVHPVDNVQPR from the exons ATGGCCGCGCGTGCTACTCCCAGCCGTGACGCGGCTGCTACGCCTCCTGCGGCGCCGTCGAATGTCCAGATCCTGCACCACCAGCAGACTCCTCCGCCCACGATCAGGCGCCATCTCCCCTTTGCGTCCATGAAGCCGCCGTTCGTTTCTCCCGACGACTACCACCGCTTCTCCACCCCgtcgcgcgccgccgccgatcACCTCTCCGAAGCTGTAGTTATCAAGTCCTCT CCATTCAAGCGGAAGAATGGGTATCAAAATAATGAAGTTGAGTCTAGTGAGTGGACAGCAAGTCCAGTGTATAGTGATATTGCTAACAGCCCATTCCGTACACCAGTGTCTGCTAAAGGGGGAAGGGCTAATTCCCGGTCAAAGGTCACCAAGAACAATAGATCCTTACCTTCCACCCCCATATCCAATGCTG ATGCTCCTTCTCCTCTCACGCCTGCTAGCTGCCGCTATGATAGCTCCTTGA GTCTATTGACTAAGAAATTTATTGCTTTGATAAAGCATGCTGAGGATGGTGAACTTGATCTAAACAAGGCAGCTGACACTTTGCAG GTCCAGAAGAGACGTATATACGACATAACCAATGTCCTTGAAGGGATTGGTCTTATTGAAAAGAAGCTGAAAAACAGAATACATTGGAA GGGGCTTGATTCTTCAAGACCTGGTGACATGGACAAGGATGGTACTCTTTTGCAT GCAGAAATTGAGAACCTTTCCATGGAAGAAAGAAGTTTGGATGAGCGAATAAG GCAAATGCAGGAAAGGTTGAGAGACTTGAGTGAAGATGAACATAATCAAAG ATGGCTTTTTGTTACTGAAGATGACATCAAAAATTTACCTTGCTTCCAG AATGAAACCTTGATAGCAATCAAAGCACCCCATGGGACCACCCTCGAAGTCCCAGATCCTGATGAG GCTGTTGATTATCCACAAAGAAGATATAGAATTATTCTTAGAAGTACAATGGGTGCTATTGATGTTTACCTTGTCAG cCAATTTGAGGAAAAGTTTGAAGAGGCGAATGGAGTTGAAGATTCAGCAAATTTCCCTGTTGCCTCTAGTTCAGGGGCACATGAGAACTTAGCAATCGAGAAATCATCCATGGCACATGGTCCACCAGAGGTTGAAACTCTGACACAAGATAGCCATGGACTTGATACTGTGTACGATTCACCTCAAGAATATGCTGGAGGAATGACGAAGATTATCCCCTCAAATATTGAT AACGATGCAGACTATTGGCTTTTATCGGATGCAGCAGGCATCAGCATGACAGACCTGTGGAAGACAGATT CTGGCGTCGAGTGGAATGATGTAAATATGCTTCACGAGGAGTTGGAAATGGCTGCTATTAGCACACCAAGAGCACTGATTCCTTCATCTGTTGATTCTGATGTACATCCTGTCGATAATGTGCAACCTAGGTGA